The Candidatus Kapaibacterium sp. genome has a segment encoding these proteins:
- a CDS encoding MFS transporter: MPRLRGVAATARKGTWRFVLLLGLVSLCADATYEGARSIAGQYLSLLGASATAVGIVAGVGEFLGYGLRLFAGVVADRTGQYWAITLLGYAINVFAVPALALVGHWEVAAALLLAERFGKAVRTPSRDALLSYAAPPTGRGIAFGLHEALDQLGALLGPLLIAFVLQMGAGYRWGFAVLGLPAVLTMVALLAAQRHAPEPYREERGYGLAPRSLSRRFWLYVLFAAAAAVGFPHFVLVAYHVKMQGLLAEPAIPLAFSIAMATDAVAALLAGSLYDRVKLQLLFLVPALTVCSAAAVVASEPLGIWVGIGLWGIVLGIQESVMRAAIADVAPNSWRASAYGVFNAAYGAAWMLSSSAMGWLYDRGGIDAIMPLVLAGQAAAVVFLAATVASTRRSGTNGLTRSVS; this comes from the coding sequence ATGCCGAGGCTCCGCGGGGTGGCAGCGACAGCGCGGAAAGGGACGTGGAGGTTCGTGCTCCTCTTAGGGCTTGTCAGCCTGTGCGCGGACGCTACCTACGAAGGAGCGCGGAGCATTGCTGGCCAGTACCTCTCGCTGCTGGGAGCAAGCGCGACTGCTGTCGGTATCGTGGCCGGAGTCGGAGAGTTCCTGGGGTACGGCCTCCGGCTCTTCGCAGGGGTGGTGGCAGACCGGACGGGACAGTACTGGGCAATCACGCTACTGGGGTATGCGATCAACGTCTTTGCAGTCCCTGCGCTAGCGCTGGTGGGGCACTGGGAGGTGGCAGCAGCGCTACTTCTGGCGGAGCGGTTCGGAAAGGCAGTGCGGACGCCTTCGCGAGACGCACTGCTGTCATACGCAGCTCCACCAACAGGCCGAGGAATTGCATTCGGCCTCCACGAGGCACTGGACCAGCTCGGGGCACTATTAGGGCCACTCCTCATAGCGTTCGTGCTACAGATGGGCGCGGGGTACCGCTGGGGATTCGCTGTGTTGGGACTGCCGGCGGTCCTTACCATGGTGGCGCTACTGGCGGCGCAGCGCCACGCTCCGGAGCCGTATCGCGAGGAGAGGGGGTATGGACTGGCTCCAAGGAGCTTGTCGCGCCGTTTCTGGCTCTATGTGCTGTTTGCTGCTGCCGCAGCCGTTGGATTCCCACACTTCGTGCTGGTGGCATACCACGTTAAGATGCAGGGGCTGCTCGCCGAGCCGGCAATTCCACTGGCCTTCAGCATCGCGATGGCTACGGATGCTGTAGCCGCACTCCTTGCTGGCAGCCTATACGATCGCGTGAAACTACAGCTGCTCTTCCTCGTGCCCGCCCTCACGGTCTGTTCAGCAGCGGCTGTCGTAGCTTCTGAGCCGCTTGGAATCTGGGTGGGGATTGGGCTTTGGGGGATTGTGCTGGGAATTCAGGAGTCGGTCATGCGGGCGGCTATTGCCGACGTAGCCCCGAATTCGTGGCGGGCGAGTGCCTATGGGGTTTTCAATGCTGCGTACGGGGCTGCGTGGATGCTCAGCAGCAGCGCGATGGGATGGTTGTATGACCGGGGAGGAATCGACGCCATCATGCCTCTCGTCTTGGCAGGACAGGCTGCGGCTGTTGTCTTCCTAGCGGCGACAGTAGCCAGCACCCGCCGCTCTGGAACGAACGGTCTGACACGTTCCGTTAGCTGA
- a CDS encoding SRPBCC family protein produces the protein MKLYRLYREQWVPKPLEEVFPFFERPENLSLITPPQLGFRLLTPSPVPMHQGALIDYTIRLLGLPVRWTTYIAVYDPPHCFVDVQLRGPYSFWHHTHRFIPENGGTRLIDEVLYILPFGPLGRLLHAVWVARSLDFIFSYRRERIRAFFGG, from the coding sequence ATGAAGCTCTACCGCCTCTACCGAGAGCAATGGGTGCCGAAACCGCTAGAGGAGGTCTTCCCCTTCTTCGAGCGCCCGGAGAACCTCAGCCTCATCACGCCGCCCCAACTGGGCTTCCGGCTCTTGACCCCATCACCCGTCCCAATGCACCAAGGGGCTCTCATTGACTACACGATCCGCCTCCTGGGGCTGCCTGTGCGCTGGACGACCTACATCGCGGTCTACGATCCACCCCACTGCTTCGTAGACGTCCAGCTCCGCGGCCCATATAGCTTCTGGCACCACACTCATCGCTTCATCCCAGAAAACGGCGGGACGCGCCTCATTGACGAGGTCCTCTACATCCTGCCCTTTGGTCCCTTGGGACGCCTACTCCACGCCGTCTGGGTTGCCCGCTCGCTGGACTTTATCTTCTCCTACCGCCGCGAGCGCATCCGAGCCTTCTTCGGAGGGTAG
- the surE gene encoding 5'/3'-nucleotidase SurE has protein sequence MERPAAMMRILVTNDDGIEAPGLHALADALRPLGEVVIVAPDRQQSAVGHAVTVSEPLRVVPFRLDGRSVGYAVNGTPADCVKLAVTTLLPWRPDVVASGINHGRNTAVNILYSGTVSAATEGTLLGIPSIAFSLDTYELEADFTVAAFVARYLVEHLPRLGLPPGTLLNVNIPALPLEQIRGIRITRQGTSVWRDWYERRRDPWGREYFWLAGEYLLADSDPDADDVALTQGYVSVTPIRYELTDTALLPHLERVLGGLIPLPMSHTP, from the coding sequence GTGGAACGACCTGCGGCGATGATGCGGATTCTGGTGACCAACGACGACGGTATCGAGGCCCCCGGTCTCCATGCCTTGGCCGATGCGCTCCGCCCGTTGGGGGAGGTGGTGATCGTTGCCCCTGACCGGCAGCAGAGCGCCGTCGGTCATGCCGTAACCGTCAGCGAACCGCTTCGGGTAGTGCCCTTCCGGCTTGATGGACGCTCCGTCGGTTACGCTGTCAACGGCACTCCAGCCGATTGTGTCAAGCTGGCGGTCACCACGCTTCTGCCGTGGCGGCCCGATGTTGTGGCCTCCGGCATCAACCATGGGCGCAACACCGCGGTCAACATCCTCTACTCAGGCACCGTCTCGGCTGCCACAGAAGGGACGCTGCTCGGCATCCCCTCGATCGCCTTCTCGCTGGACACGTACGAACTCGAGGCCGATTTCACTGTTGCCGCTTTTGTAGCCCGCTACTTGGTGGAGCATCTGCCCCGGCTGGGGCTCCCTCCGGGGACACTGCTGAACGTCAACATCCCCGCGCTCCCGCTGGAGCAGATCCGTGGTATCCGCATAACGCGGCAAGGGACTTCGGTCTGGCGCGATTGGTACGAACGCCGTCGTGATCCTTGGGGACGCGAGTACTTCTGGCTGGCTGGCGAGTACCTCTTGGCCGATTCCGATCCCGATGCCGACGATGTTGCTTTGACGCAGGGCTACGTCTCCGTTACCCCTATCCGCTACGAGCTCACCGACACAGCGCTACTGCCGCATCTGGAGCGTGTCCTCGGAGGGCTCATCCCGCTGCCGATGTCCCACACGCCATGA
- the rseP gene encoding RIP metalloprotease RseP — protein sequence MQELIYFLATIAIIVTVHELGHFLAARAVGIRVDVFSIGMGPRLFGYMRGLGWRFGPLPPGWLGRGATDYRFSLLPIGGYVRIAGMVEEDPEAGDSSPRPWEFRSKSFWQKALVLSAGVIMNVLTAIGIFAGLALLRGGQEWKTTTIAYVPPGSFGAELGLRDGDRILAIDGMEVSSWNEVLERLVSTDFRGEERVIELERPAGGERHRLSIPKSTLLSLLVRERELELFPDPSRVVVLATDALKPAGRAGLTAGDTLLALNQQPIVATTQFVRLVREHRQQEFTLLWKRGADTLSARLRPDADGKIGVQITTVYTGPKQTLTYSLPQALGIGVESSLRVVAGFFSAIAAIFQGKLSVRETIGGPVQIARLATEQARVGVEAFLLFVAQLSVMLAFINLLPLPALDGGHLVIAAVEALLRRELPVRLKLTIQQIGVALLAMLMLFVLWNDLRR from the coding sequence GTGCAAGAGCTCATCTACTTCCTGGCCACTATTGCCATCATCGTGACGGTGCACGAGCTGGGGCACTTCCTAGCGGCTCGTGCGGTGGGGATCCGTGTGGATGTGTTCTCGATTGGCATGGGTCCTCGGTTGTTTGGATACATGCGTGGTCTCGGGTGGCGCTTTGGGCCGCTCCCTCCAGGGTGGCTTGGCCGAGGCGCAACGGACTACCGCTTCTCCCTCTTGCCCATCGGTGGCTACGTCCGGATTGCCGGTATGGTGGAGGAAGACCCGGAAGCAGGCGATTCCTCACCGCGGCCATGGGAATTCCGGAGCAAGTCCTTCTGGCAGAAGGCGCTGGTGCTCTCCGCTGGCGTCATCATGAATGTGCTCACGGCCATTGGCATCTTCGCGGGTCTGGCGCTCCTCAGAGGAGGGCAAGAGTGGAAGACGACAACCATTGCCTACGTACCGCCAGGCTCCTTCGGTGCTGAGCTGGGCCTCCGGGACGGCGACCGTATTCTTGCCATTGACGGGATGGAGGTGAGCTCCTGGAACGAGGTGTTGGAGCGACTCGTGTCCACGGATTTCCGGGGCGAGGAGCGGGTCATTGAATTGGAGCGCCCTGCTGGTGGGGAGCGCCATCGGCTCAGCATCCCAAAGTCCACGCTCCTCTCGCTGCTGGTCAGAGAGCGCGAGCTAGAGCTCTTTCCAGACCCAAGCCGTGTTGTCGTCTTGGCTACAGACGCCCTTAAGCCCGCGGGACGTGCTGGGCTTACGGCCGGGGATACCTTGCTGGCGCTGAATCAGCAACCGATTGTTGCCACAACCCAGTTCGTGCGGCTCGTCCGGGAGCATCGTCAGCAGGAGTTCACGCTGCTGTGGAAGCGTGGTGCAGATACCTTAAGTGCCCGGCTCCGGCCGGATGCTGACGGCAAGATTGGTGTCCAAATCACGACCGTCTACACAGGCCCGAAGCAGACCCTCACGTACAGCCTGCCCCAGGCCCTTGGCATTGGGGTGGAGAGCTCCCTGCGTGTCGTAGCTGGCTTCTTCTCGGCAATTGCTGCCATCTTCCAGGGCAAGCTCTCCGTGCGGGAGACAATCGGTGGGCCGGTCCAGATTGCCCGCTTAGCGACCGAACAGGCCCGCGTGGGAGTGGAGGCCTTCCTGCTGTTCGTGGCTCAGCTCTCTGTCATGCTGGCCTTCATCAACCTGCTTCCGCTGCCGGCGCTGGATGGTGGACATCTGGTCATCGCTGCAGTTGAGGCACTCCTGCGGCGTGAACTGCCTGTGCGGCTGAAGCTCACGATTCAGCAGATCGGGGTTGCGTTATTGGCGATGCTCATGTTGTTCGTGCTGTGGAACGACCTGCGGCGATGA
- a CDS encoding 1-deoxy-D-xylulose-5-phosphate reductoisomerase, which yields MRTITILGSTGSIGRQTLEVLRQWPEPFRIGYLATHSNVELLAEQVRTFQPAGVVIVDEQAWKEFRRQVPFPGPVLCGFEGLQEAAAESSNGLVVVSLVGAGGILPTLAALQAGIPVALANKEVLVSAGHLVMRAVEEHRVPLLPIDSEHSAILQCLQGEPDGSVEELVLTASGGPFRTLPKERLAEVTVEEALRHPNWQMGAKITVDSATLMNKGLEVIEAHWLFRMPLERIRVLIHPQSIIHALVYFRDGSVKAQLSLPDMRIPIAYALSYPQRHPLALPRLDLAALGRLEFEEPDTERFPCLGLALEALRHGGSAPAVLNAANEVAVAAFLRGAIRFVDIPRLVEEALGYFDVLPHPTLEQVLEIDRQARLFVHALIADGTPTSVP from the coding sequence ATGCGCACCATTACCATCTTGGGCTCCACCGGCTCCATCGGGCGGCAGACCCTGGAAGTGCTCCGTCAGTGGCCTGAGCCATTTCGCATTGGCTACCTCGCAACCCACTCCAACGTAGAGCTTCTGGCCGAACAGGTCCGTACTTTCCAGCCTGCAGGCGTGGTGATTGTGGATGAGCAAGCCTGGAAGGAGTTCCGCCGCCAGGTTCCGTTCCCGGGGCCAGTCCTCTGCGGCTTTGAGGGGCTACAGGAGGCTGCGGCAGAGAGCAGCAATGGTTTGGTTGTCGTGAGCTTAGTCGGAGCTGGCGGCATCCTTCCAACTCTGGCAGCGCTCCAGGCTGGGATTCCCGTTGCCTTGGCCAACAAAGAGGTGCTCGTCAGCGCTGGCCACCTGGTGATGCGCGCAGTCGAAGAGCACCGCGTCCCCTTGCTCCCGATCGATAGTGAACACAGCGCCATCCTACAGTGCCTCCAAGGCGAGCCAGACGGGAGTGTGGAGGAGCTTGTGCTGACGGCCTCTGGCGGCCCCTTCCGCACGCTGCCGAAGGAGCGCTTGGCGGAAGTCACAGTTGAGGAGGCGCTGCGTCACCCGAACTGGCAGATGGGTGCCAAGATCACGGTGGATTCGGCAACGCTCATGAACAAAGGGCTGGAGGTCATCGAGGCCCATTGGCTCTTTAGGATGCCGCTGGAGCGCATCCGCGTCCTCATCCATCCGCAGAGCATCATCCATGCATTGGTGTACTTCCGAGATGGCTCGGTCAAAGCGCAGCTTTCGCTCCCGGACATGCGTATCCCGATTGCCTATGCCCTCAGCTACCCGCAGCGGCATCCGTTGGCCCTGCCACGACTGGACCTTGCAGCCCTCGGACGCTTGGAGTTTGAGGAACCCGACACCGAACGTTTCCCTTGCCTGGGGCTGGCTTTGGAGGCGTTGCGGCATGGTGGTTCTGCACCGGCTGTCCTCAATGCTGCCAACGAGGTCGCCGTGGCGGCCTTCCTTCGGGGAGCAATCCGCTTTGTGGACATTCCTCGACTGGTTGAAGAAGCTCTAGGGTACTTCGACGTCCTGCCGCACCCGACACTGGAGCAGGTGCTGGAGATAGACCGTCAGGCGCGGCTCTTCGTCCATGCACTCATTGCCGATGGAACACCGACGTCAGTTCCATAG
- a CDS encoding Rne/Rng family ribonuclease, giving the protein MRRQILIAELLSEIRVAVLEDGRLTELWIDVPDRERLVGAIYLGRVKRIVRGINAAFVDIGLPQDAFLHFSDVAESVAELTAAIQEEGQEESASSTPAARQRIRSGRENGSPPSYPVFQTRRAGKVVIPLEAGQKVLVQVMRDAYAEKGVRVTTHVTIPGHYVVLSPLGSGVGVSQKITDEEERRRLRRVVRSVLPEDYGCIVRTAAQGQSPEVLQQELKWLLAEWQRIERQARTRRAPQLLRPEDPIYIEAMREFLSPEVERILVDSRPIYNALRQYLKRVAPGFLPRLELYTDKESLFDRFEIESEVARLYQRRVPLPSGGSLVIDHTEAMTVIDVNAGRSLSDPSQEINALRTNLEAAREIARQVRLRDIGGIVLVDFIDLQQERHRQQVYEELKRELARDRAKTVVYPMTHLGMLPFTRQRVGRNILEKLTEPCPTCQGSGRLYGSVVVLNSLERWLRNFRTHTREWRVLVRVHPTVARQLTQGIFSRRLRLMLRYRVWLRVQPEPRLPMDQFRCFSLRRQRDVTDEYRS; this is encoded by the coding sequence ATGAGGCGCCAGATCCTCATTGCAGAACTCCTCAGCGAAATCCGTGTTGCGGTCCTGGAGGATGGGAGGCTGACGGAGCTCTGGATTGATGTCCCGGACCGGGAACGGCTTGTGGGAGCCATCTACTTGGGACGGGTAAAGCGGATCGTGAGAGGCATCAACGCAGCGTTCGTAGACATTGGACTGCCGCAGGATGCTTTCCTGCACTTTTCCGATGTGGCGGAGTCAGTAGCAGAACTGACGGCAGCCATTCAGGAGGAAGGACAGGAGGAGTCGGCCTCTAGTACACCTGCAGCACGGCAGAGGATCCGCTCCGGACGAGAAAACGGCAGTCCACCGAGCTACCCTGTCTTCCAGACTCGACGGGCTGGCAAAGTGGTCATCCCTCTGGAGGCAGGGCAGAAAGTGCTTGTGCAGGTGATGCGTGATGCCTACGCGGAGAAGGGGGTCCGTGTGACGACTCACGTCACCATCCCAGGGCACTACGTGGTGCTGTCACCTTTGGGCTCTGGGGTTGGAGTCTCGCAGAAGATTACCGACGAAGAGGAGCGCCGTCGCCTCCGGCGGGTTGTACGCTCAGTGCTGCCAGAGGACTACGGCTGCATCGTCCGGACGGCAGCCCAGGGACAGAGCCCTGAAGTCCTGCAGCAGGAGCTCAAGTGGCTGCTGGCGGAATGGCAGCGCATTGAACGGCAGGCACGCACTCGGAGGGCACCACAGCTCCTTCGCCCCGAGGACCCCATCTACATTGAAGCGATGCGGGAGTTCCTCTCCCCAGAGGTAGAGCGCATCCTGGTGGATTCCCGGCCCATTTACAACGCCCTCCGACAGTACCTCAAGCGAGTTGCTCCAGGATTCCTGCCTCGACTGGAGCTTTACACGGACAAGGAATCACTATTCGACCGCTTCGAGATCGAGTCGGAGGTGGCTCGCCTCTACCAGCGCCGGGTCCCGCTGCCTAGTGGCGGCTCGTTGGTAATCGATCACACAGAGGCAATGACCGTCATTGACGTCAACGCTGGACGTAGTCTCAGCGATCCGAGTCAGGAGATCAATGCTCTACGTACGAACCTCGAGGCAGCGCGGGAAATTGCTCGCCAGGTGCGGCTGCGGGATATTGGCGGAATTGTGCTCGTAGACTTCATTGACCTCCAGCAGGAGAGGCATCGGCAGCAGGTCTATGAAGAGCTCAAACGCGAGCTGGCGCGTGACCGCGCTAAGACGGTCGTCTACCCGATGACCCACCTAGGGATGCTGCCATTCACCCGGCAGCGCGTTGGGCGAAACATCCTGGAGAAGCTCACCGAGCCTTGTCCGACATGCCAAGGGAGTGGACGCCTCTACGGCAGCGTCGTTGTGCTCAACTCCCTAGAGCGATGGCTACGGAACTTCCGGACACACACCCGGGAATGGCGGGTACTCGTCCGGGTCCACCCGACGGTAGCACGTCAGCTCACGCAGGGAATCTTCTCCCGGCGTCTGCGGCTCATGCTGCGCTATCGCGTCTGGCTGCGCGTCCAGCCCGAGCCACGTTTGCCGATGGACCAGTTCCGATGCTTCTCACTGCGCCGGCAGCGTGATGTCACCGACGAGTACCGCTCCTGA
- a CDS encoding LON peptidase substrate-binding domain-containing protein, protein MAERIAVFPLPTVLLPGEVIPLHIFEPRYKLLVQRVLDGRERMGINLLWQGRFYGVGCVSALREVFRRYRDGRMDIAVEGVQRYQTLSLDERTHPYWTAEVEWLLDEEDTAPDELRQACVELYARFLQLLRGTTPDVEELILADSRQAEPLSFFIGRQLGLEVLQRQHLLELRSERQRLEWLRAHLERLLPRLEQLELFVRRVRSNGHFR, encoded by the coding sequence GTGGCTGAACGGATTGCTGTCTTCCCGCTACCGACTGTGCTGCTACCGGGCGAGGTGATACCGCTCCACATCTTCGAGCCTCGGTACAAGCTGCTGGTGCAGCGGGTTTTAGATGGCCGGGAACGGATGGGGATCAATCTGCTGTGGCAGGGTCGTTTCTACGGAGTTGGCTGTGTGAGTGCTCTGCGAGAGGTTTTCCGCCGCTACCGTGATGGGCGCATGGACATTGCCGTTGAAGGAGTCCAACGCTACCAGACACTCAGCCTAGACGAGCGCACGCACCCATACTGGACGGCCGAGGTGGAGTGGCTCCTCGACGAGGAGGATACTGCCCCCGACGAGCTGCGGCAAGCATGTGTGGAGCTCTATGCTCGGTTCCTGCAGCTTCTCCGTGGGACGACGCCAGATGTAGAGGAGCTGATCCTAGCAGATAGTCGCCAAGCCGAGCCCCTTTCATTCTTCATCGGCCGACAGCTTGGGCTAGAGGTCCTCCAGCGCCAGCACCTCTTGGAGCTCCGTTCCGAGCGCCAACGGTTGGAATGGCTGCGGGCACACCTGGAGCGTCTCCTCCCCCGACTGGAGCAGTTGGAGCTCTTCGTGCGTCGTGTGAGGAGCAACGGGCATTTCCGGTAA
- the panC gene encoding pantoate--beta-alanine ligase, whose translation MELIVTVHHMQQYADQQRRAGRRIAVVPTMGYFHEGHLSLMRRARQLADVVVTTLFVNPTQFGPGEDYERYPRDLERDRRLAEEVGCDVLFVPSVEEMYPGGYTTVVSVRGISGKFEGRFRPGHFEGVATIVLKLFLATKPHVAIFGQKDWQQTLVVRQLVRDLNVDTEIVVAPTVREPDGLAMSSRNVYLSAEERQKATVLYRALQRGRELVLLGERRRQAIVETMERELLTVPELQVDYAAAAEAYTLEEPDTFSPGQELVLLVAARLGTTRLIDNELVQVPLLEGQRG comes from the coding sequence ATGGAGCTCATCGTAACGGTGCACCACATGCAGCAGTACGCCGATCAGCAACGCCGTGCTGGACGGCGTATCGCTGTGGTCCCAACGATGGGCTACTTCCACGAGGGGCACCTCAGTCTCATGCGGCGTGCTCGGCAGCTTGCCGACGTGGTCGTTACGACCCTCTTCGTCAACCCCACGCAATTCGGCCCAGGCGAGGACTACGAGCGGTATCCACGCGATCTGGAGCGCGATCGCCGGCTGGCAGAAGAGGTCGGCTGCGACGTGCTCTTCGTCCCCAGTGTGGAGGAGATGTACCCAGGAGGCTACACGACTGTGGTTAGCGTCCGCGGCATCAGCGGCAAGTTTGAAGGCCGCTTCCGGCCTGGACACTTCGAGGGCGTAGCCACGATCGTGCTGAAGCTCTTTCTAGCGACGAAACCTCACGTGGCGATCTTCGGGCAGAAGGACTGGCAGCAGACGTTAGTCGTTCGGCAGCTCGTGCGGGACCTCAACGTGGATACCGAGATCGTCGTCGCACCGACGGTTCGGGAGCCGGACGGCCTGGCAATGAGCTCTCGGAACGTCTACCTATCAGCCGAGGAGCGTCAGAAGGCAACAGTACTCTACCGTGCCCTGCAGCGCGGACGAGAGCTCGTTCTGCTCGGAGAGCGCCGACGACAGGCAATCGTTGAGACGATGGAGCGGGAGCTCCTCACCGTCCCCGAGCTGCAGGTGGACTACGCTGCTGCTGCCGAGGCGTACACGCTGGAAGAGCCGGACACGTTCAGCCCGGGCCAGGAGCTCGTCCTCCTCGTCGCTGCTCGGCTTGGGACGACGCGCCTCATTGACAACGAGCTCGTCCAAGTACCGCTGTTGGAGGGGCAGCGTGGCTGA
- a CDS encoding M3 family oligoendopeptidase, with translation MHYRALLKAEGLQSGTITGEQNRDSGAETVVWDLKDLYPGIDSREFRSDLEELPQRAEAFAQRWRGKFATATEEEVEALLREYEALLETSSRLNSYVYLLWSTDTGNPQLGALLQRVREQSAIAERALVFVPLQWIHAPEDFQQRILSSPRIRRWRHWLAHTLQFRPYTLEEAAEEVLVLKETTSRFAWIRLFDELTSGAVYTLDGKPYQQQELLALLHHPDRELRRRASEAFTEGLRANARLLTFIFNTLLADWHTTVVQLRGYPHWLAPRNLENEVSDSTVEVLIRTVVEGYELVERYYTLKRRLLQLDRLYEWDRYAPLPVGLHRWHWREASQIVRQAYWDFSPEFGRIVDRFFEQGWIHAAVTPGKQGGAYAAPTVPSVHPYVFLNFTGTTRDVLTLAHELGHGIHQYLSRQHSVLQTHAPLTLAEMASTFGEMLVFQRLLRQTDDRRARLALLLGKLDDLLATVFRQVAMNRFEDAIHRQRATKGELTTEEFSAYWMETQQAMFRGSVELTQNYALWWSYIPHFLHTPGYVYAYAFGELLVLSLYEQYQRKGEAFLPRYCELLAAGGSEAPEVLLQQFGIDVTQPAFWRQGLAVIERFIAQAEEWSSS, from the coding sequence ATGCACTATCGAGCACTTCTGAAAGCTGAAGGCCTCCAGTCTGGGACGATAACGGGGGAGCAGAACCGGGATTCTGGAGCCGAAACCGTCGTTTGGGACTTGAAAGACCTCTATCCGGGAATTGACTCCCGCGAGTTCCGCTCTGACCTCGAGGAACTCCCGCAGCGGGCAGAAGCCTTTGCCCAACGCTGGCGTGGGAAATTCGCTACAGCGACCGAAGAGGAAGTAGAGGCTCTGCTCCGCGAATATGAAGCCCTGCTGGAGACGAGCTCTCGGCTCAATAGCTACGTGTACTTGCTGTGGTCGACTGACACGGGGAACCCACAGCTTGGCGCTCTCTTGCAGCGAGTTAGGGAGCAGAGCGCGATTGCAGAGCGCGCTCTGGTGTTCGTGCCCCTGCAGTGGATACATGCTCCGGAGGACTTCCAACAGCGTATCCTGAGCTCACCTCGCATTCGACGCTGGCGGCATTGGCTGGCCCATACCCTCCAGTTCCGGCCATACACCTTGGAGGAGGCAGCGGAGGAGGTGCTGGTACTGAAGGAGACAACCAGCCGCTTTGCTTGGATTCGACTCTTCGATGAGCTCACCAGCGGTGCCGTCTACACCTTAGATGGCAAGCCATACCAGCAGCAGGAGCTGCTGGCGCTCCTCCACCATCCCGACCGAGAGCTGCGGCGTCGCGCTTCGGAAGCCTTCACTGAAGGCCTGCGTGCGAATGCTCGACTCCTAACCTTCATCTTCAACACGCTCCTGGCTGACTGGCACACTACGGTCGTCCAACTCCGCGGCTATCCCCACTGGTTAGCTCCGCGGAACCTGGAGAATGAGGTCAGCGACTCTACTGTTGAGGTACTCATCCGCACCGTTGTTGAGGGCTACGAGCTGGTGGAGCGCTATTACACGCTGAAGCGTCGGCTCCTCCAGCTGGATCGGCTCTATGAGTGGGACCGTTATGCACCGCTGCCGGTGGGATTACATCGGTGGCACTGGCGCGAAGCCTCGCAGATTGTCCGCCAGGCGTACTGGGACTTCTCTCCAGAGTTCGGCCGCATCGTTGACCGCTTCTTCGAGCAGGGCTGGATTCATGCTGCTGTCACCCCGGGCAAGCAAGGAGGGGCTTACGCTGCTCCTACGGTGCCATCGGTGCACCCGTATGTCTTCCTCAACTTCACAGGTACGACTCGGGATGTGCTGACCCTTGCCCATGAGCTCGGGCATGGGATCCATCAGTACCTCTCGCGGCAGCACAGCGTCTTGCAGACGCATGCGCCGCTGACGCTGGCGGAGATGGCCTCAACATTCGGAGAGATGCTCGTCTTCCAGCGGTTGCTGCGCCAGACCGATGACCGCCGGGCTCGATTGGCGCTGCTCCTGGGCAAGCTGGATGACCTCCTGGCGACGGTCTTCCGGCAGGTGGCGATGAACCGCTTTGAGGATGCCATCCACCGCCAGCGTGCGACGAAAGGGGAGCTGACGACCGAGGAGTTCTCTGCCTACTGGATGGAGACACAGCAGGCCATGTTCCGAGGCAGCGTGGAGCTGACGCAGAACTACGCTCTCTGGTGGAGCTACATTCCGCATTTCCTCCATACACCCGGCTACGTCTACGCCTATGCCTTCGGCGAGCTACTAGTCCTGTCGCTCTACGAGCAGTACCAGCGCAAGGGAGAGGCGTTCTTACCGCGCTACTGCGAGCTGTTAGCTGCTGGTGGTTCGGAAGCTCCTGAGGTTCTGCTCCAGCAGTTCGGGATTGATGTCACACAGCCGGCCTTCTGGCGCCAAGGGTTGGCCGTCATTGAGCGCTTCATTGCCCAAGCGGAGGAATGGAGCTCATCGTAA